The Phytoactinopolyspora mesophila nucleotide sequence TCGACTGACGCCGTCCTCGCCACGCTCGGCGCCGCCTCCTGGCCCCCTCCAGACCGACGCCAAGCCCGCAGGGCCTCGGCCCTCGCCCTCGCCGCCTACGACGGTCACACCCGTGACCAGGGCACTCCCTACCTCGCCCATCCGCTTGCCGTGGTGACCATCCTGCGCACCGAGCTCCACGTCACCACTCCGCACACGCTGGTGCTGGGTCTCCTGCACGACGCCCTCGAAGTCACGCCGGGCATCGCCGACCGTATCCGGACAGCGCTCGGCGATGACCTGGTGGAGCAGCTGCGCGGCATGATCCCCGACCACCGCCTGAAGCAGCGCGCGAAATGCCCCGGCGACGAAGCCGCCTGGCGCGCCAAGACTCTCCGCCTCGACGACGAGAGCCTGCTCGTGCGGCTGGCGGACCGCATCCACAACCTGCGCGACCTGCAGAACTCACCGGACGTCCGACGCCGCGAACGTTTCCTGGCCGCCCTGGCGGACTTCTATCTGCCCCTTGCCCACGACGCCCGTTCACGCACCGCGCACCTGAACGCCGCACACACCGTGCTGGTCAGCGCCTACGAGTCCTGCCTGGCCCGCGCGGAGGAGGAGGGCCCCACGTGACAAGGGTGATCCACTCCCTCGATCCACACGGCCGCACCGGCGGACGGGCCTACCTCCGGATGCTGCATGACGTGACGGCCGACGAGATCGACTGGCAGACCGTGCCCGACCGCAAGCGCACCTACCGAGTCCGCCGCTGGCGCAAGGTGCGCCACCTCGCCCGGATCACACCGGCCGTGCACGCGCTGCGGCACAGCCCCGGCGCGTTC carries:
- a CDS encoding HD domain-containing protein, whose amino-acid sequence is MPIPTSTDAVLATLGAASWPPPDRRQARRASALALAAYDGHTRDQGTPYLAHPLAVVTILRTELHVTTPHTLVLGLLHDALEVTPGIADRIRTALGDDLVEQLRGMIPDHRLKQRAKCPGDEAAWRAKTLRLDDESLLVRLADRIHNLRDLQNSPDVRRRERFLAALADFYLPLAHDARSRTAHLNAAHTVLVSAYESCLARAEEEGPT